Proteins from a single region of Sporosarcina sp. P33:
- a CDS encoding recombinase family protein: MEHRKFGYIRVSSKDQNEGRQLEAMKKLDINERDIYLDKQSGKNFERVNYQLLKRIIRKGDVLYIHSLDRFGRNKEEILHEWNDLTKNIEADIVVMDMPLLDTTQYKDSMGTFIADLVLQILSWMAEEERERIRKRQREGIDLALQNGVQFGRPKVFVSEEFKEVYRKWKSGEITAVEAMRESGVKKTSFYKLVKTLEEETSSRL; encoded by the coding sequence ATGGAGCATCGCAAATTTGGTTACATACGCGTCAGCAGCAAAGATCAAAATGAAGGTCGACAATTAGAAGCTATGAAAAAGTTAGATATTAATGAACGCGATATTTATTTGGATAAGCAAAGCGGAAAGAACTTTGAACGTGTAAACTATCAATTGCTTAAACGGATTATCCGAAAAGGTGACGTATTGTATATCCATTCGCTGGATCGATTTGGTCGTAACAAAGAAGAAATCCTGCATGAATGGAATGACCTGACGAAGAACATCGAAGCCGATATTGTTGTCATGGATATGCCGTTACTTGATACGACGCAATATAAAGACAGCATGGGAACCTTTATCGCGGATTTAGTTTTGCAGATCCTCTCCTGGATGGCTGAAGAGGAACGAGAACGCATCCGGAAACGGCAACGTGAAGGAATCGATTTGGCGTTGCAAAATGGGGTTCAGTTTGGAAGACCTAAAGTTTTTGTTTCAGAAGAGTTTAAAGAGGTTTACAGAAAATGGAAATCTGGAGAAATAACAGCTGTGGAAGCTATGAGGGAATCTGGAGTTAAAAAGACTAGCTTTTATAAATTGGTGAAAACACTCGAAGAAGAAACATCGAGCAGATTATAA
- a CDS encoding tyrosine-type recombinase/integrase has translation MRKMYREDEYAHLIQVRGKSAIDKRELLDTLNKLPIRAKAICLVNLVTANRPNEMVRLKISDFDFKNRSVHVYLKKQKRWHTKRLTPEVIIAIEDYIREYNLKTDDYFVGRVYKNERYESTVISEIGYCKALKRWTGGLTGYNFRKSQVVAMQTAGADLPTIAQQTGHKSLETLVQHYLTVSETTLDKYL, from the coding sequence ATGCGGAAAATGTATCGTGAAGATGAATATGCCCATTTAATTCAGGTTCGAGGAAAATCAGCCATTGATAAGAGAGAATTGTTGGATACTCTTAACAAGCTACCGATAAGAGCAAAAGCAATTTGTTTAGTTAATCTTGTAACCGCTAACCGACCTAATGAAATGGTTCGTTTAAAAATATCAGACTTTGATTTTAAAAACAGATCCGTTCATGTTTATTTGAAGAAACAAAAAAGATGGCATACTAAACGGCTTACACCAGAAGTTATTATCGCAATTGAAGATTATATACGTGAATACAATCTTAAAACAGACGATTACTTTGTAGGAAGAGTATATAAGAATGAACGCTATGAGAGCACAGTTATTAGTGAAATAGGTTATTGTAAAGCTCTGAAGCGGTGGACTGGGGGACTTACCGGATACAATTTCAGAAAAAGCCAGGTGGTAGCGATGCAAACAGCAGGTGCAGATTTACCAACTATCGCGCAACAAACAGGACATAAATCACTTGAAACTTTAGTTCAGCATTATCTAACGGTATCCGAGACAACTTTGGACAAATATTTATAG
- a CDS encoding SIR2 family protein, which yields MDKLFQYVRELTDASRNGKLVFFVGAGVSTLSDYPQWSKLVDKYHLELYGKVKKERYSADEYLRIPQIFHDVKGEEAYNQILEETFSVDRPTNPIHDKILAMNPAHIITTNYDDLIEKTCWKRGKYFSLISAEDDVACATSPKYLLKVHGDFRRGYTGDHIVLKESDYMNFEQDRPLISNLMKTIMATHTIVFIGYGLGDYNINSLLNWVKALQKEGYNKPFFIRTDPTPIEENIAIYYERKGLRILDAAGIAETAQSDYAVRYNTVMDLLIDSRDNNLLATNDDAINYLYEKLQPLFKLKAIRKNDLNLVFEKDYDFSVYGTVTPFKNKGFGYMEKFFEFKKNVGGVFSDHLKSRFNEISKFFEANDVYHLSGDREAKIEMKPFGISNPAYHWDTDEIEKVLLIQNEDLEENYRKAFILASIGKWEEAYNLYSKLLLQSIEESNWWIHYLSQINRFWIYQSIVQMDKQLESIGFLAYGIRFEPFSKNFLNRIEREIKNFDIDEVYKSMPFEFQKKYKILEFLSDNEFLYKDIVKLFELTNKVRAAISKESHSFGLTSIQETQLRLNDNLRFLYDNYLWVHSFQEFTQYMRNSLILQFEKNEFERNRPKDELSLMWSSGNSSFYIDYFDFVNIAKSFKLDDVKHIERSCSMELVEFQDHKLIEDYLLRITDKIIKQFSKDEMNIVHYSLFIQEAKVAFYFAKHIKISDKGLLKIINMLLFYFPERELDVGLRYRWIERLTLGSGLSKEAISVIESFLVLQVGKYADENFSEQSSNGFRSKDFISLLLHFDENFISDHLSNYALRLSKEKKNQVNFLFSLYLVLTPAAKSHILQSKDLNGIDGVMDSVKVGIVEDVSEHQDLILDYLEQQKLKISSQEIKLKSFPSNSYITQFAIWYFMDELTSSKMREYIGIEPEYDFFIDPQNFDYDEFIPSWLKTYSKPLLEKISANEHMKDHLIEILKDRIKFSNDKRYFEIFVEYFM from the coding sequence ATGGATAAATTATTTCAATATGTTCGAGAATTAACCGATGCCTCAAGAAATGGAAAACTTGTGTTTTTTGTAGGTGCTGGCGTCTCTACACTTTCTGATTATCCTCAATGGAGTAAGCTAGTTGATAAGTATCACCTAGAACTTTACGGCAAAGTGAAAAAAGAAAGATATTCAGCTGATGAATATCTACGAATCCCTCAAATTTTCCATGATGTAAAAGGGGAAGAAGCATATAATCAAATACTTGAAGAAACATTTTCAGTAGATAGACCGACAAATCCTATTCACGACAAGATACTAGCTATGAATCCAGCACATATTATTACAACTAACTATGATGACTTAATTGAAAAAACTTGCTGGAAACGCGGCAAATATTTCAGCTTAATCAGTGCAGAAGATGACGTAGCATGTGCCACTTCTCCAAAGTATTTATTAAAAGTGCATGGTGATTTTAGAAGAGGATATACAGGAGATCACATAGTTTTAAAGGAAAGTGATTATATGAATTTCGAGCAAGATCGTCCCCTAATCAGTAATCTTATGAAAACGATTATGGCTACGCATACAATCGTTTTTATTGGATATGGTTTAGGAGACTACAATATTAATTCATTACTCAATTGGGTCAAAGCGCTACAAAAAGAGGGATACAATAAACCTTTCTTTATTCGAACAGATCCTACCCCCATCGAAGAAAACATTGCAATTTATTATGAAAGAAAAGGGTTGCGAATTTTAGACGCAGCCGGAATAGCTGAGACCGCTCAGTCGGACTATGCGGTGCGTTATAACACAGTTATGGATTTATTGATTGATTCACGTGACAATAATTTACTAGCCACTAACGACGATGCAATTAACTACCTTTATGAAAAACTTCAACCCTTATTTAAGCTGAAAGCTATTCGTAAGAACGATTTGAACCTTGTCTTCGAAAAAGACTACGACTTTTCTGTATATGGAACTGTAACACCTTTTAAAAATAAAGGATTTGGTTACATGGAAAAGTTTTTTGAATTCAAAAAAAATGTCGGGGGAGTTTTTTCTGATCATTTAAAATCACGATTCAATGAGATTTCAAAGTTTTTTGAAGCAAATGATGTTTATCATTTATCAGGGGACAGAGAAGCAAAGATTGAAATGAAGCCTTTTGGCATTAGTAATCCTGCATATCATTGGGATACAGATGAAATAGAGAAAGTTCTTCTTATTCAAAACGAAGACCTCGAAGAAAATTATAGAAAAGCATTCATTTTAGCGTCAATCGGGAAGTGGGAAGAAGCATACAACTTATATTCTAAGCTTCTTCTGCAATCAATCGAAGAATCAAATTGGTGGATTCATTACCTTTCACAAATAAACAGATTTTGGATATACCAATCTATAGTTCAAATGGACAAACAACTAGAATCTATAGGATTCTTAGCTTATGGTATAAGATTCGAACCATTTTCTAAAAACTTTTTAAATCGTATTGAACGGGAAATTAAGAATTTTGATATTGATGAGGTCTACAAAAGTATGCCTTTTGAATTCCAAAAAAAATATAAAATATTGGAATTCCTTAGTGATAACGAATTTTTATATAAAGATATAGTGAAACTCTTTGAGTTAACTAATAAAGTACGAGCTGCAATCAGCAAAGAATCGCATTCCTTCGGTTTAACTAGTATACAAGAGACGCAACTTCGTTTGAATGACAACTTGCGCTTTCTTTACGATAATTACTTATGGGTACACTCTTTTCAAGAGTTCACTCAGTACATGCGTAACTCGCTTATTCTTCAATTCGAAAAAAATGAGTTTGAACGTAATCGGCCAAAGGACGAATTGAGCCTGATGTGGTCATCAGGAAACTCATCCTTTTATATAGATTATTTCGACTTTGTTAACATAGCAAAATCATTCAAACTAGACGATGTAAAACATATTGAAAGAAGTTGCAGTATGGAACTTGTTGAGTTTCAAGATCATAAGTTAATAGAAGACTACTTGCTCCGAATAACAGATAAAATAATAAAACAGTTTTCGAAAGATGAAATGAATATCGTACACTACAGTTTGTTCATTCAAGAAGCAAAAGTAGCATTCTACTTTGCTAAGCATATAAAAATTTCTGATAAAGGTTTATTAAAAATTATTAACATGCTACTATTTTATTTTCCAGAAAGAGAGTTAGATGTCGGACTACGCTATCGATGGATTGAAAGACTTACATTAGGCAGTGGTCTATCTAAAGAAGCGATTTCTGTAATTGAAAGTTTTCTCGTGTTGCAAGTCGGGAAATATGCAGACGAGAATTTTTCAGAACAATCCTCAAATGGCTTTAGATCAAAAGACTTTATCAGTTTACTACTTCATTTTGATGAGAATTTTATTTCTGATCACTTATCGAACTATGCATTGCGCCTTTCAAAAGAGAAGAAAAATCAAGTTAACTTCCTTTTTTCCCTCTATCTTGTTTTAACGCCAGCAGCTAAAAGCCACATTTTGCAATCGAAAGATTTAAATGGTATTGACGGGGTTATGGATAGTGTGAAAGTTGGTATTGTAGAAGATGTTTCCGAACATCAAGATCTTATCTTAGACTACTTAGAACAACAAAAGTTAAAAATTTCTTCTCAAGAAATAAAACTGAAATCGTTTCCTTCTAATAGCTATATCACTCAATTCGCGATTTGGTACTTTATGGATGAATTAACAAGCTCTAAAATGCGAGAATATATTGGAATTGAACCAGAATATGATTTCTTTATTGATCCTCAAAATTTTGATTATGATGAGTTTATCCCTTCTTGGTTAAAAACCTATTCAAAACCTCTTCTAGAAAAAATTAGTGCCAACGAGCATATGAAAGATCATTTAATTGAAATATTGAAAGACAGAATTAAGTTTTCTAATGATAAACGTTATTTCGAAATCTTTGTCGAGTACTTTATGTAA